In Larimichthys crocea isolate SSNF chromosome VI, L_crocea_2.0, whole genome shotgun sequence, one genomic interval encodes:
- the myl2a gene encoding myosin regulatory light chain 2a yields MAPKKAKKRTAEGANSNVFSMFEQAQIQEFKEAFTIMDQNRDGFIDKNDLRDTFAALGRLNVKQEEIDEMLKEAPGPINFTVFLTMFGEKLKGADPEETILNAFKVFDPEGKGVLRKDYVTQMLTTQADRFSPEEMEQMFAAFPPDVAGNLDYKNLVHIITHGEEKDQE; encoded by the exons ATG GCCCCCAAGAAAGCCAAGAAGAGGACAGCAGAGGGAGCCAACTCCAATGTGTTCTCCATGTTTGAGCAGGCTCAGATCCAGGAATTTAAAGAG GCCTTCACCATCATGGACCAGAACAGAGACGGCTTCATCGACAAGAATGACCTGAGGGACACTTTTGCTGCTCTAG GACGCCTCAATGTGAAACAGGAAGAGATCGATGAGATGCTCAAAGAGGCTCCTGGCCCAATCAACTTTACCGTCTTCCTCACCATGTTTGGTGAGAAGCTGAAAG GTGCTGATCCAGAAGAGACCATCCTCAATGCTTTTAAAGTCTTCGACCCTGAGGGAAAAGGTGTGCTGAGGAAGGACTA TGTGACACAGATGCTAACAACACAAGCAGACCGATTCTCCCCTGAAGAG ATGGAGCAGATGTTCGCTGCCTTCCCCCCAGATGTAGCAGGGAACTTGGACTACAAGAACCTGGTTCACATCATTACCCACGGAGAGGAAAAGGACCAGGAGTAA